A genomic window from Pantoea alhagi includes:
- a CDS encoding methionine aminotransferase encodes MALSSTVTHRSKLPDVGTTIFSVIGQLSSQYGAINLAQGAPNFPCDKALIASVERAMRAGHNQYAPMTGYPPLKEALAEKVSTLYGQHYDVASEVLITASASEGLYAAISGLVHAGDEVIFFEPAFDSYAPVVRLQGATPIAIKLKVPQFAIDWDEVRATITPRTRMIIINTPHNPSGQVLSAEDLAQLATLTRNSDIIVLSDEVYEHILFDGRRHHGMATHPELAQRSVIVSSLGKTFHVTGWRVGYCLAPAELMNEVVKVHQFLMYAADTPMQVAFADWLREPAHYQSLAGFWQQKRDLLALMLQESPFELLPTAGSFFMLASYRHFSDESDSEMVKRLIIGHGVATIPLSAFYTDGTDNRLIRLSFAKDEATLQAGAQALCLLKAR; translated from the coding sequence ATGGCTTTATCTTCAACCGTAACGCATCGCTCAAAACTGCCGGATGTCGGCACCACTATTTTCAGCGTCATCGGACAGCTTTCCTCGCAGTACGGCGCCATCAACCTGGCGCAGGGCGCACCTAATTTTCCCTGTGATAAAGCGCTGATCGCCAGCGTCGAGCGGGCGATGCGCGCCGGACATAATCAATATGCGCCAATGACCGGCTATCCCCCATTAAAAGAGGCGCTGGCGGAAAAGGTCAGCACGCTGTACGGCCAGCACTATGATGTTGCCAGCGAGGTGCTGATCACCGCCAGCGCCAGCGAAGGGCTCTATGCGGCGATTTCCGGGCTGGTTCATGCCGGCGATGAGGTGATCTTTTTTGAACCCGCCTTTGACAGCTATGCGCCGGTGGTCCGTTTACAGGGGGCCACGCCGATTGCGATAAAACTGAAGGTGCCACAGTTTGCCATCGACTGGGATGAAGTGCGCGCGACCATTACGCCGCGTACCCGCATGATCATTATCAATACGCCGCATAATCCCTCAGGGCAGGTGCTGAGCGCTGAAGATCTGGCACAGCTCGCTACGCTGACGCGCAACAGTGACATCATTGTGCTTTCTGATGAGGTGTATGAGCATATTCTGTTCGACGGACGCCGCCATCATGGTATGGCGACCCATCCTGAGCTGGCGCAGCGCAGCGTTATTGTTTCCTCCCTTGGCAAAACCTTTCACGTAACCGGCTGGCGCGTCGGCTACTGCCTGGCGCCCGCTGAGTTGATGAATGAAGTGGTGAAGGTGCATCAGTTCCTGATGTATGCCGCGGATACGCCCATGCAGGTTGCTTTCGCCGACTGGCTGCGAGAGCCAGCTCACTATCAATCGCTGGCAGGATTCTGGCAGCAGAAACGCGATCTGCTGGCGTTAATGTTGCAGGAGTCACCGTTTGAGCTGCTGCCCACCGCCGGTTCGTTTTTTATGCTGGCAAGCTATCGGCACTTTAGCGACGAAAGCGACAGCGAGATGGTGAAACGGCTGATTATCGGGCACGGCGTGGCTACCATTCCGCTCTCTGCGTTTTATACCGACGGAACGGATAACCGGTTAATTCGGCTCTCGTTTGCCAAAGACGAGGCAACATTGCAGGCGGGCGCGCAGGCGCTCTGTTTGTTAAAGGCGCGCTAA
- a CDS encoding LysR substrate-binding domain-containing protein: MVHQPLPLNAVHAFLITARHLNLTRAADELCLTQGAVSRKIAALEKWLGFALFDRHARGLRLTTRGAALLPQLQQGYELMRSATEQARQQPDNALRLRAPSCVMRWLLPRLVQLEQQHPDLHVKLTTTLAHKDQLENFDAAIVYGTTPTGSHLLFEERLTPVMAAALLDNRPLTVADLAGFTFLHPNNDERDWQLWLQAQEVKLPMRRNQHFATMDLAIGAAIQGFGVTVADITLVKSDLAAQRLIAPFTSAVRTGATYSLISREGKETPPHLTTLVAWLCQPTNQSAP, encoded by the coding sequence ATGGTTCATCAACCGCTGCCGCTGAATGCCGTTCATGCTTTTCTGATCACCGCGCGCCACCTTAATTTGACCCGTGCCGCCGATGAGCTCTGTCTGACACAAGGGGCCGTAAGCCGTAAAATCGCGGCGCTGGAGAAGTGGCTGGGCTTTGCCCTGTTCGATCGTCACGCACGGGGTCTGCGTTTGACAACGCGCGGCGCGGCGCTGTTGCCGCAGCTTCAGCAGGGTTATGAGCTGATGCGGAGCGCGACTGAACAGGCCCGGCAGCAGCCCGATAATGCCCTGCGCCTGCGTGCGCCCAGCTGCGTGATGCGCTGGCTGCTGCCAAGACTGGTACAGCTGGAGCAGCAGCATCCCGATCTGCATGTAAAGCTGACCACCACCCTGGCGCATAAAGATCAACTGGAAAATTTTGATGCGGCGATTGTCTACGGCACCACGCCGACGGGCAGCCATCTGCTGTTTGAGGAGCGACTGACGCCAGTCATGGCCGCAGCGCTGCTGGACAACCGTCCACTGACCGTCGCCGATCTCGCTGGCTTTACTTTTTTACATCCCAACAATGACGAACGGGACTGGCAGCTGTGGCTGCAGGCGCAGGAAGTGAAACTGCCGATGCGGCGTAATCAGCATTTCGCCACCATGGATTTGGCGATTGGCGCGGCAATTCAGGGATTTGGCGTTACCGTTGCGGATATTACGCTGGTGAAAAGCGATCTGGCGGCTCAGAGACTGATTGCCCCTTTTACCTCGGCGGTCAGAACCGGGGCGACCTACAGCTTAATCAGCCGCGAGGGAAAAGAAACGCCACCGCATCTTACAACGCTGGTGGCGTGGCTCTGTCAACCCACTAACCAAAGCGCGCCCTGA
- a CDS encoding transporter substrate-binding domain-containing protein, with amino-acid sequence MKKRSLLWLALGLFAATQATAQQTLRYGVESQYPPFESRNAQGELEGFDIELGNAICQAGNFACSWVESSFDALIPGLTAKKFDAINSAMNITEARMKSIAFTQPIYRIPSMLVGKADAGLQPNAAGLKGKNIGVLQGSIQETYAKQHWEPHGVTVTSYQDQNQVYNDMLAGRLDGTLVMSAAGQSGFLNKLQGKGYAFIGKAVEDDKILGSGIGFGLRKDDSQLKSELDAAIVKVQQDGTLQKLAAKYFPGIDVSVSKL; translated from the coding sequence ATGAAAAAACGCTCTCTTCTCTGGCTGGCGCTCGGCCTGTTTGCAGCGACGCAGGCCACGGCACAGCAAACGCTGCGCTACGGGGTAGAATCACAGTATCCGCCGTTCGAGAGCCGCAACGCGCAAGGCGAGCTGGAAGGGTTTGATATTGAACTGGGCAATGCGATTTGCCAGGCGGGAAATTTCGCCTGCAGCTGGGTAGAGAGCAGTTTCGATGCGCTGATTCCCGGGCTGACGGCAAAAAAGTTCGACGCAATTAATTCAGCGATGAATATCACCGAGGCACGGATGAAAAGCATCGCCTTTACCCAGCCAATTTACCGCATTCCCAGCATGCTGGTCGGCAAGGCGGATGCCGGGCTACAGCCCAACGCCGCCGGGCTGAAAGGCAAAAATATCGGTGTGCTACAGGGATCGATTCAGGAAACCTACGCTAAGCAGCACTGGGAGCCGCACGGTGTCACTGTAACCTCTTATCAGGATCAAAATCAGGTGTACAACGATATGCTGGCCGGACGGCTGGACGGTACGCTGGTGATGTCGGCGGCCGGCCAGTCTGGCTTTCTGAATAAGCTGCAGGGCAAGGGATACGCCTTTATCGGCAAGGCGGTGGAGGATGACAAAATCCTTGGCTCCGGCATCGGTTTTGGTCTGCGTAAGGATGACAGTCAACTGAAAAGCGAGCTGGACGCGGCGATCGTTAAAGTGCAGCAGGACGGCACCTTGCAAAAGCTGGCGGCGAAGTATTTTCCCGGCATCGACGTCAGCGTCAGCAAACTCTAG
- the pepT gene encoding peptidase T: protein MNHRLARQLTDRFYRYLAVSSQSNSAAQTLPSTPEQHQMACLLAAELESLGLQQVIIDEHATVTAVKPGNRTGAPRIGFITHIDTVDVGLSPHIHPQTLRFTGEDLCLNAQQDIWLRVSEHPEILPYRDQEIIFSDGTSVLGADNKAAVSVVMTLMENLNGDHGDIVVAFVPDEEIGLRGAKALDLETRFNVDFAWTIDCCELGEVVYENFNGAAAEIVFTGVPAHPMSAKGVLVNPLLMAHDFIARFDRQQTPEHTAGREGYIWFNEINANASEARLRASIRDFDLASFNQRKQQIHDVAQQIAARYPTGKVAVTINDIYSNISNAIGDDRRAIDLIFTALAELEIEPKVVPMRGGTDGAALSAKGLLTPNFFTGAHNFHSRFEFLPVPSFVKSYLVAEKLCYLAAR, encoded by the coding sequence ATGAATCACAGGCTGGCTCGTCAGTTAACCGATCGCTTTTACCGCTATCTTGCTGTCAGCAGCCAGAGCAATAGCGCCGCACAAACGTTGCCCAGCACGCCGGAGCAGCATCAGATGGCGTGTCTGCTGGCGGCAGAGCTGGAGTCGCTTGGTCTGCAGCAGGTCATCATTGATGAGCATGCAACGGTAACCGCCGTAAAGCCCGGTAACCGGACCGGTGCGCCACGCATCGGCTTTATTACCCATATTGATACCGTTGATGTCGGCCTGTCGCCGCATATTCATCCGCAGACGCTGCGCTTTACCGGTGAGGATCTCTGTCTGAATGCGCAGCAGGATATCTGGCTGCGCGTCAGCGAACATCCGGAAATCCTGCCCTACCGCGACCAGGAGATTATTTTCAGCGACGGCACCAGCGTACTGGGCGCAGACAATAAAGCAGCGGTGAGTGTGGTGATGACGCTGATGGAAAACCTTAACGGCGATCATGGCGACATCGTGGTGGCCTTTGTGCCGGATGAAGAGATAGGCCTGCGCGGCGCAAAAGCGCTGGATCTGGAAACGCGCTTTAACGTTGATTTCGCCTGGACTATCGACTGCTGTGAGCTGGGTGAAGTGGTTTATGAGAATTTTAACGGTGCGGCGGCGGAGATTGTGTTTACCGGCGTTCCGGCGCATCCGATGTCGGCAAAAGGGGTACTGGTGAATCCATTGCTGATGGCGCACGACTTTATCGCCCGTTTCGATCGCCAACAGACGCCGGAGCATACCGCCGGTCGCGAAGGCTATATCTGGTTTAACGAAATCAACGCCAACGCCAGCGAGGCACGGCTAAGAGCCTCAATTCGTGATTTCGATTTAGCCAGCTTTAATCAGCGCAAGCAACAGATCCACGACGTGGCGCAGCAGATTGCCGCACGTTATCCCACCGGCAAGGTTGCGGTGACGATCAACGACATTTACAGCAATATCAGCAATGCCATTGGCGACGATCGTCGTGCTATCGATCTGATTTTTACCGCACTGGCGGAGCTGGAGATTGAGCCGAAAGTGGTGCCGATGCGCGGCGGTACCGACGGCGCAGCCCTGTCGGCAAAAGGTTTGCTAACGCCTAACTTTTTTACCGGCGCGCATAACTTCCACTCGCGGTTTGAGTTCCTGCCGGTTCCCTCGTTTGTAAAATCCTATCTGGTAGCAGAAAAGCTCTGCTATCTGGCGGCGCGATAA